In the Nitrospirota bacterium genome, one interval contains:
- a CDS encoding response regulator, with translation MGDYTILVVDDEISVLNAIYRIFRKEKYNILGCDHPLDALKLLKEQFCHLIISDYRMPDMDGVTFLREATAIMPDAIRMILSGYADSSTIISAINDGGIYKYIAKPWEDDILKSEVRYALERYELQNINKKLLIDLNRQNEELKRSNLLLTEKIEEIKVNVVRTVEMLSYLSREKCTGIPTNVDGLNTISQEVGKKLGLGDTDLKDLYIATRLHDVGNIGIDSNILKKNGPLTPDEWIQIQKHPVIGASIISFLNGFDAVSTIVMYHHEHFDGTGYPDGLKANEIPIGSRIVQLVDVYDSLTCSRPYRPAMTGEEVNEVLEKGRGTKFDPYLLDIFLWVIERYHES, from the coding sequence ATGGGTGACTATACGATATTAGTTGTTGATGACGAGATAAGTGTCCTGAATGCTATTTACAGGATTTTCAGGAAAGAGAAGTACAATATTCTGGGATGTGACCACCCTCTCGATGCATTAAAACTGCTTAAAGAACAATTTTGCCACCTTATAATATCAGATTACCGAATGCCGGATATGGATGGCGTTACGTTTTTACGTGAGGCAACCGCTATAATGCCTGATGCCATCAGGATGATTCTTAGCGGCTATGCTGACAGCTCCACTATTATTTCAGCCATAAATGACGGCGGCATATATAAATATATTGCCAAACCGTGGGAAGATGACATTTTAAAGTCTGAGGTACGCTATGCACTTGAACGGTACGAGCTTCAAAATATCAACAAGAAACTGTTAATTGACTTGAATAGACAAAATGAAGAGTTGAAAAGATCAAATCTTCTTTTGACTGAAAAAATAGAGGAAATTAAGGTAAATGTCGTACGTACTGTTGAAATGCTTAGTTATTTATCAAGGGAAAAATGTACCGGCATACCGACTAATGTTGATGGGTTGAATACTATCAGTCAGGAGGTAGGCAAAAAGCTGGGGCTTGGTGATACCGATTTGAAGGACTTATATATAGCAACCAGACTGCATGATGTAGGAAATATAGGTATTGATAGTAATATATTAAAGAAGAATGGACCACTTACTCCCGATGAATGGATTCAGATACAGAAACACCCCGTTATAGGGGCATCCATAATATCTTTCCTTAATGGATTTGATGCAGTATCCACGATAGTGATGTATCACCACGAGCATTTTGACGGGACTGGTTATCCTGATGGATTGAAAGCAAATGAAATTCCAATCGGGTCAAGGATAGTTCAACTGGTAGATGTATATGATTCACTTACCTGCAGCAGACCATACAGGCCGGCTATGACAGGTGAAGAGGTAAATGAGGTCCTGGAAAAGGGAAGAGGTACTAAATTTGATCCTTATTTATTGGATATATTTTTATGGGTCATAGAAAGGTATCATGAATCCTGA
- the flhB gene encoding flagellar biosynthesis protein FlhB, with amino-acid sequence MADQDMEKTEQATPKRREEIREKGQVAKSPEVSSVAVLMAGTAAMYYLLPGVYTNLLDITSNVLGSSGTIQLTADNFYPFWSGILRKVFFTLLPFLVFVALAGIVSNILQIGFVFSPKALGVRFERINPVEGIKKLVSLRSIMELIKSLVKIAIVGYTSYNLIKSEFHNFPLLLDADVNYIFSYMGHLTLKLVIWTGIVIFILAAVDLGYQKWQFAKDLRMTRQEVKEEYKQQEGDPQIRSRIRSMQKEMARKRMMADVPKADVVITNPTHLAVALSYQHGDMNAPKVVAKGAGIIAEKIKEIAKSNGVTILENKPLARTLYKMVKIGDEIPSNLYKAVAEILAYVYKLKKNR; translated from the coding sequence ATGGCTGATCAGGACATGGAAAAAACAGAGCAGGCCACGCCCAAACGCAGGGAGGAGATCAGGGAAAAGGGGCAGGTAGCAAAAAGCCCTGAGGTATCCTCTGTGGCTGTATTAATGGCTGGTACGGCCGCAATGTATTATCTGCTGCCCGGCGTGTACACTAACCTGCTTGATATTACCTCAAATGTTCTTGGATCGAGCGGTACGATACAGCTTACTGCGGATAATTTCTATCCATTCTGGTCAGGTATCCTCAGAAAGGTCTTTTTTACGTTATTACCATTCCTTGTTTTTGTCGCCCTTGCAGGCATTGTGTCAAACATTCTTCAAATTGGCTTTGTGTTCAGTCCTAAGGCTCTGGGAGTCAGGTTTGAAAGGATCAATCCTGTTGAAGGGATAAAAAAACTGGTATCCCTTCGTTCAATAATGGAGCTTATTAAGTCATTGGTCAAGATAGCGATTGTAGGGTATACGTCCTATAATCTGATCAAAAGTGAGTTCCATAATTTCCCGTTGTTATTAGATGCAGATGTTAATTATATCTTTTCATATATGGGGCACCTGACATTAAAACTTGTTATCTGGACAGGTATAGTTATATTTATCCTTGCTGCGGTAGATTTGGGTTATCAGAAATGGCAGTTTGCAAAAGATCTTCGAATGACCAGGCAGGAGGTAAAGGAGGAGTATAAACAGCAGGAAGGTGACCCTCAGATCAGATCCAGGATTAGAAGCATGCAGAAGGAGATGGCCAGAAAGAGAATGATGGCGGATGTGCCAAAAGCGGACGTGGTTATAACCAACCCTACTCATCTGGCTGTTGCGCTGTCATACCAGCATGGTGACATGAATGCCCCTAAAGTAGTTGCAAAGGGCGCAGGGATTATTGCAGAAAAGATCAAGGAGATTGCGAAGAGTAACGGCGTTACTATCCTGGAGAACAAACCGCTGGCAAGAACACTTTACAAGATGGTGAAGATTGGAGATGAAATTCCTTCTAACCTTTACAAGGCTGTAGCAGAGATACTCGCATACGTCTATAAATTGAAAAAGAACAGATAA
- a CDS encoding MinD/ParA family protein, translated as MGQAFTLQEMMSRPTGEVFNKPGDNAVKVISVTSGKGGVGKTNVVVNLAYALTESGKNVLILDADMGLGNIDVMLGLAPEYNLYHLINGEKKISEVMTYGPGGMKILPAGSGIQELSELTANQKLNLLSELDRIDSSIDIVLIDTAAGISGNVMYFNTAAQDIIVVASPEPTSITDAYALMKIMHMKYGESRFRLLVNMVRESGEGRDVYRKLSTAADKFLNVSIDYLGHIMQDKSVRMSVLNQRPVVDLYPGSDAGKCYTSLARTVCGWPVNKDIKGNIQFLWRRLMGQSGWDKI; from the coding sequence ATGGGACAGGCGTTCACACTTCAAGAGATGATGAGCAGACCGACCGGTGAAGTATTTAACAAACCGGGTGATAATGCTGTTAAGGTAATTTCGGTCACAAGCGGCAAGGGGGGGGTGGGGAAGACAAATGTTGTAGTTAACCTCGCCTATGCGCTGACAGAGTCTGGTAAAAATGTCCTTATACTTGATGCAGATATGGGACTTGGCAATATAGATGTGATGTTAGGCCTGGCTCCGGAATATAATTTGTATCATTTGATTAATGGCGAAAAGAAAATCAGTGAGGTGATGACATACGGACCTGGAGGAATGAAAATACTCCCAGCAGGTTCAGGCATTCAGGAGTTATCAGAACTGACTGCAAATCAGAAATTAAATCTTCTCTCTGAACTGGACAGGATAGACAGTTCAATTGACATTGTTTTGATTGATACAGCTGCCGGTATTTCAGGCAATGTCATGTATTTTAATACTGCAGCTCAGGACATCATCGTTGTGGCATCGCCGGAACCAACCTCGATCACTGATGCATATGCGCTTATGAAAATTATGCACATGAAATATGGGGAGAGCCGCTTCAGGCTTCTGGTAAACATGGTCAGGGAAAGCGGAGAGGGAAGAGATGTTTACAGGAAACTCAGCACAGCTGCTGACAAATTCCTTAATGTGTCCATAGATTATCTGGGTCATATCATGCAGGATAAATCTGTTCGTATGTCTGTACTAAATCAGCGGCCGGTCGTTGACTTGTATCCGGGTTCAGATGCTGGTAAATGTTATACTTCGCTTGCCAGAACAGTCTGTGGATGGCCTGTCAATAAAGACATCAAGGGTAATATCCAGTTTTTATGGCGCAGGCTCATGGGCCAGTCAGGGTGGGACAAAATATAG
- the fliP gene encoding flagellar type III secretion system pore protein FliP (The bacterial flagellar biogenesis protein FliP forms a type III secretion system (T3SS)-type pore required for flagellar assembly.), with amino-acid sequence MNCGKKFRSFYKTLVIGAAAFIYPVYADSLAWGAAASGNTISLPEINVSIGGSQGAGGTAVTVQILMLLTILSLAPAIIVMVTSFTRIAVVLSLLRQALGTPQIPPNQVLISLSIFLTFFIMSPVWARVNSEALQPLMTNQISQSVAFDRAILPVREFMLKQVREKDLSLFIDMARIPDPKNISEVPTHVIIPAFMISELKTAFQIGFLIYIPFLVLDMVVASVLMSMGMLMLPPVVISLPFKLMLFVLVDGWYLIVGSIVRSFG; translated from the coding sequence ATGAATTGTGGGAAAAAGTTTAGATCTTTTTACAAGACCCTTGTGATCGGGGCTGCAGCATTTATTTACCCGGTTTATGCTGACAGCTTAGCGTGGGGGGCGGCGGCCTCAGGAAACACCATCTCTCTGCCTGAAATTAATGTCAGTATAGGAGGGTCTCAGGGTGCCGGCGGGACAGCAGTTACAGTACAGATACTGATGCTGCTTACGATACTGTCTCTGGCACCGGCCATTATTGTGATGGTTACATCCTTTACCAGGATAGCAGTTGTCCTGTCTCTTCTCCGCCAGGCGCTCGGTACACCGCAGATCCCGCCGAATCAGGTCTTGATAAGCCTCTCAATATTTTTGACTTTTTTCATAATGTCGCCGGTCTGGGCCAGGGTTAACAGTGAGGCTCTGCAGCCGCTGATGACAAATCAAATATCACAGTCAGTTGCCTTTGACAGGGCCATATTGCCTGTCAGGGAATTTATGCTTAAGCAGGTGAGGGAAAAGGATCTGTCACTGTTCATAGATATGGCAAGGATTCCTGACCCAAAAAATATATCTGAGGTTCCGACACATGTGATAATTCCAGCGTTTATGATAAGTGAGTTAAAGACTGCATTCCAGATTGGTTTTCTAATCTATATCCCATTTCTTGTTCTGGATATGGTAGTAGCGAGCGTTCTTATGTCAATGGGCATGCTTATGCTCCCCCCGGTTGTGATATCGCTGCCATTTAAACTCATGTTATTTGTACTGGTTGACGGCTGGTATCTCATAGTAGGCTCTATAGTAAGAAGCTTTGGTTAA
- a CDS encoding FliA/WhiG family RNA polymerase sigma factor, translated as MDPDARDKLIQEYAQKIKYMAYRLSYRLQPDIDIDDLISAGIIGLMDAMDKYDPAKETLFKTYAEFRIRGAMLDEIRAMDWVPRSVKEKSGLLYKTVSSLEKELGRPPSEEEIAAALKMNINEYQDFLTQARSSSMISIEDLGMNRDDNDRDMLETIGDPEKRDPLSLLMTKDRQKTLTTAIDKLPDKERKVVSLYYYNELTMKEIGRILEVTESRVSQLHTQAMIRLKGKLRERNG; from the coding sequence ATGGACCCTGATGCGAGGGACAAACTGATTCAGGAATATGCACAGAAAATAAAGTATATGGCATACAGGCTGTCTTACAGGCTGCAACCCGATATTGACATTGATGATCTGATCAGTGCAGGGATAATCGGGCTGATGGACGCAATGGATAAATACGACCCGGCAAAGGAAACTCTCTTTAAAACATATGCTGAATTTCGTATAAGGGGTGCAATGCTGGATGAAATACGTGCCATGGACTGGGTTCCAAGGTCAGTTAAGGAAAAATCCGGATTGTTATACAAAACAGTTTCATCGCTGGAGAAGGAATTGGGGAGACCGCCGTCAGAAGAGGAGATTGCTGCTGCATTGAAGATGAATATTAATGAGTATCAGGATTTCCTTACGCAGGCTCGAAGTTCTTCAATGATAAGTATTGAAGACCTTGGAATGAATCGTGATGATAACGACAGAGATATGCTTGAGACAATAGGTGATCCTGAAAAGCGTGACCCACTTTCCCTGTTAATGACCAAAGACAGACAGAAGACATTGACTACTGCGATTGATAAGCTCCCGGATAAGGAACGAAAGGTGGTCTCTCTCTATTACTATAACGAACTTACCATGAAGGAGATAGGCAGGATACTTGAGGTAACAGAATCCAGGGTTTCACAGCTGCATACCCAGGCAATGATAAGGTTGAAAGGCAAGTTAAGGGAGAGGAATGGATGA
- the flhF gene encoding flagellar biosynthesis protein FlhF → MQIKRYEAVDMQEALKLVKGELGPDAVILSTRQIKKDNGVFGIFSRQVIEVVAARDYVDKPQQNGTSVSPHKGFIETDDFMKEELRKIRSEIRETPGELRDVKSELGLLKGYIQELLRDGEQEHLKTLHDKLVIYFRRLMSEGMERNIAYRLVQILNCKLSEEQKEDAGEIDRYGYEIIEKQVKVTGPICSEVKDRKIAVFVGPTGVGKTTSIAKIAAKYTLIDKKKVSLVTFDTYRVGAVEQLKIYAKIIGLPVDVVLAPSDLDGVISKKKDADLILIDTAGRSHKDRSYINELSKLVSQRDEIDCHLVLSATSSNAVLADIIGNFRDIKINSLLFTKLDEADNYGAVFSSMINAQKPLSYFTTGQRVPEDIELAAAGRLSRLILRMDAVSGH, encoded by the coding sequence ATGCAAATTAAGAGATATGAAGCGGTTGACATGCAGGAGGCGCTTAAGCTGGTTAAGGGTGAGCTTGGTCCGGATGCAGTAATTCTTTCTACTAGACAGATAAAAAAGGATAATGGTGTATTCGGGATATTCAGCCGTCAGGTTATAGAAGTTGTTGCTGCCAGAGACTACGTTGACAAGCCTCAGCAAAACGGCACTTCTGTAAGTCCGCATAAGGGATTCATTGAAACAGACGATTTTATGAAGGAAGAACTCAGGAAGATAAGAAGTGAGATAAGGGAAACCCCCGGCGAATTACGCGATGTAAAATCCGAACTTGGATTGCTTAAGGGTTATATTCAGGAACTACTTAGAGATGGAGAGCAGGAGCATTTAAAGACCCTGCACGATAAACTTGTGATTTATTTCAGAAGACTGATGTCAGAGGGAATGGAAAGAAATATTGCGTACAGGCTTGTCCAGATATTAAATTGCAAATTATCTGAAGAGCAGAAAGAAGATGCAGGAGAGATTGACAGATATGGATATGAAATAATCGAGAAACAGGTCAAGGTCACAGGACCCATATGTAGTGAGGTTAAGGATAGGAAAATAGCGGTATTTGTTGGTCCTACAGGTGTTGGGAAGACTACGAGCATTGCCAAAATTGCTGCTAAATATACATTGATTGACAAGAAGAAAGTTTCTCTTGTTACATTTGATACCTACAGGGTTGGGGCAGTTGAGCAGCTTAAGATATATGCAAAGATTATCGGTTTACCGGTAGATGTAGTGCTTGCTCCTTCAGACCTTGACGGGGTAATTAGCAAGAAGAAAGATGCTGACCTGATCCTTATTGATACAGCAGGCAGAAGTCACAAGGACCGCTCTTACATTAATGAACTAAGCAAATTAGTCAGTCAGAGAGATGAGATAGATTGTCATCTGGTGCTTTCAGCTACAAGCAGCAATGCGGTATTAGCAGATATCATTGGAAATTTCAGGGATATAAAGATAAACAGTCTGCTGTTTACTAAACTGGATGAGGCTGACAATTATGGCGCTGTTTTCAGCTCCATGATAAATGCGCAGAAACCATTATCATATTTTACTACAGGGCAGCGCGTCCCTGAGGATATAGAACTTGCCGCAGCTGGGCGGCTAAGCAGGTTAATACTCAGGATGGATGCCGTGAGCGGTCATTAA
- the fliQ gene encoding flagellar biosynthesis protein FliQ, giving the protein MTPELVMTIGKSALETTLLIAAPMLLVSLGIGLIISIFQAVTQISEATLTFVPKIIVTFLALLIFFPWMMRVMLGFTSSLFINIPAYIK; this is encoded by the coding sequence ATGACACCTGAACTTGTTATGACAATTGGCAAGAGTGCCCTGGAGACAACACTGTTGATAGCTGCTCCAATGCTGCTGGTGAGCCTTGGGATAGGACTGATAATAAGCATATTTCAAGCGGTCACTCAGATCAGCGAGGCAACTCTGACATTTGTCCCAAAGATTATCGTAACATTTCTGGCGCTGCTGATATTTTTCCCATGGATGATGAGGGTAATGCTGGGATTTACATCATCCTTATTTATAAATATCCCGGCATATATTAAATAA
- the fliR gene encoding flagellar biosynthetic protein FliR, which produces MDILMQLNSFTLIFVRTAAMIFFIPFLGARNVPRVFKIGLSLMMSLILIGIVKIDAAIISADLITMTAGIAGEIIIGFTIGLIAKLLFSALEMAGEIIGFQMGFSIVNVIDPQTSTHVPIIGQFHTIMATLIFLTINAHHLFIAAIAESFTLVPPLRLALTDQMFAGIMTLSRDIFVLAIRIGAPVIVALFITNIALAIVSKTMPQMNVMMVGFPITIAGGLLIMVLSMPLFSNLVQRAFEGMKGDFFNVLSVMVR; this is translated from the coding sequence ATGGATATCTTAATGCAATTGAACTCTTTTACCCTGATATTTGTACGTACTGCGGCTATGATCTTTTTTATACCATTTCTTGGGGCTCGCAATGTTCCGAGGGTCTTCAAAATAGGTCTTTCATTAATGATGTCGCTTATATTGATCGGCATTGTAAAGATTGATGCGGCAATAATATCTGCAGACTTGATAACAATGACAGCAGGGATAGCCGGCGAGATAATCATAGGTTTTACGATAGGACTAATAGCAAAGTTGCTCTTCAGCGCCCTTGAAATGGCAGGTGAGATTATAGGTTTTCAGATGGGATTCTCTATAGTAAATGTAATTGATCCTCAAACGAGTACGCATGTGCCTATTATCGGTCAATTCCATACGATAATGGCGACACTGATATTCCTGACTATAAATGCGCATCATTTATTTATTGCTGCTATTGCTGAGAGTTTTACCCTGGTGCCTCCGTTGAGATTAGCATTAACTGATCAGATGTTTGCAGGTATTATGACACTTTCAAGGGATATATTCGTCCTTGCTATAAGGATAGGCGCCCCTGTGATTGTAGCATTGTTTATTACAAACATTGCTCTGGCCATTGTATCAAAGACGATGCCGCAGATGAATGTAATGATGGTTGGTTTTCCAATTACTATAGCAGGCGGATTATTGATAATGGTGCTTTCAATGCCCTTATTTTCTAATCTGGTTCAAAGGGCATTTGAGGGTATGAAGGGTGACTTCTTTAATGTTTTAAGTGTTATGGTGAGGTAA
- a CDS encoding PAS domain S-box protein: MNNISDISDLIDSVLESMADILVVTNPDETVRYVNQSALNVLGFSNEEINGIPAVSLFDDLELHLSDHVNRLQTNGDLHYKVINMLSSTGERIPVIMNGSMLRSEDGSVKAILLFSRDMREIYPLVTELTQLNEELEKSVNRRTDELRIAKEASDVALKKLQQTQAQLIQSDKMASIGQLSAGIAHEINNPTGFVLSNLKTLNEYISDIKGLLEEYDTLLQSCGAISDEDVLSHMKQVEEFKKKIDVVFLLDDIEQIFTETQDGMRRIMKIVKDLKEFSHTGSDSPEYADINKGLEGTLNIVWNEIKYKAEVKTLYGDIPHVLCYPQQLNQVFMNIFVNAAHAIESKGVITIRTFCEGDNVFVEISDTGCGISPEHVSRIFEPFFTTKPVGMGTGLGLSVAYAIIRKHYGDITVSSLIGSGTTFNICIPIESMQLNRKITG; the protein is encoded by the coding sequence ATGAATAATATAAGTGATATCTCTGATTTAATTGATAGCGTCTTGGAAAGCATGGCGGATATACTGGTTGTGACCAATCCGGATGAAACTGTAAGGTATGTGAATCAGTCAGCCCTTAATGTCCTGGGATTTAGTAATGAAGAAATTAATGGTATCCCGGCAGTGAGTCTCTTTGATGACCTGGAATTGCATTTATCTGACCATGTAAACAGGCTTCAGACGAATGGAGATTTGCACTATAAGGTGATTAACATGTTGAGCAGTACTGGTGAAAGGATACCTGTTATTATGAATGGCTCAATGCTTAGAAGTGAAGATGGCAGTGTTAAGGCCATTTTGCTGTTTTCAAGAGATATGAGGGAGATATATCCGCTTGTTACTGAGCTAACGCAATTAAATGAGGAATTGGAAAAAAGTGTTAACCGTCGGACAGATGAGTTGAGGATTGCGAAGGAAGCAAGTGATGTGGCATTAAAAAAATTACAACAGACCCAGGCTCAGTTGATACAGAGCGATAAGATGGCATCAATTGGCCAGCTGTCTGCTGGAATTGCCCACGAGATCAACAACCCGACAGGATTCGTATTAAGCAATTTAAAGACATTGAATGAATATATTAGTGATATAAAAGGTCTTTTGGAAGAGTATGATACGCTCCTTCAGAGTTGCGGAGCTATATCTGATGAAGATGTATTATCCCATATGAAGCAGGTTGAGGAGTTTAAAAAGAAAATAGATGTGGTCTTTTTACTCGATGACATTGAACAGATATTCACAGAAACTCAGGACGGTATGAGACGGATCATGAAGATTGTCAAGGATCTGAAAGAATTTTCACACACAGGATCAGATAGTCCAGAATATGCAGATATTAATAAAGGATTGGAAGGCACACTTAATATCGTTTGGAATGAGATTAAATATAAGGCCGAGGTTAAAACACTCTATGGGGATATTCCACATGTTTTGTGCTATCCGCAGCAATTGAATCAGGTCTTTATGAATATCTTTGTAAATGCCGCACATGCGATAGAAAGTAAAGGTGTTATAACTATCAGGACTTTCTGTGAGGGTGATAATGTATTTGTTGAGATAAGTGATACTGGCTGTGGAATCTCACCGGAGCATGTGTCCCGGATATTTGAACCTTTCTTTACGACAAAACCGGTTGGCATGGGGACCGGGCTTGGGTTGTCCGTGGCGTATGCGATCATTCGTAAACATTATGGTGATATTACAGTAAGCAGTTTAATTGGAAGCGGGACTACTTTCAACATATGTATACCAATTGAAAGCATGCAATTAAATCGCAAAATTACAGGTTGA
- the flhA gene encoding flagellar biosynthesis protein FlhA — protein sequence MSATIAEPNRGLFITLTKNSDALLAIMAVGIIVVMIIPVPAIVMDMLLSFSITISIIIMLVSMYILKPLEFSVFPSVLLISTLARLSLNVASTRLILLKGHEGSDAAGKVIKAFGNFVVGGNYAVGLVVFVILVVINFVVITKGAGRIAEVAARFTLDAMPGKQMSIDADLNAGMIDETEARRRRMQVSQEAEFYGAMDGASKFVRGDAVAGIIITIINIIGGLVIGVLQHGMAISAAAQNYTLLTIGDGLVAQVPALIVSTAAGLIVTRAASESNLGAEVSKQLLSHHKAIAISAVIIFLFGLIPGLPHFAFITLSIITGGVAWVAYNIKQSVGSEIGWTQPEKAVRSPRSKSAEDEKGEVPHEGFDGVTPLDIMELHIGYGLIQLVDPKQQGELVDRIKSIRNQLASDMGIIVPPIHIRDSMQIGPNKYMILIKGTEIAEGELMPDRLLAMNPEGMNKGIQGIPTREPSFGLPALWISEQEKDKAELTGFTVVEPSTVIVTHLTEVIRMHAHEIIGRQEVQTLLDSFARKYPRVVEELIPNLLTLGGVVKILQNLLKERVSVRDLLTILETLADYAVVTKDTDVLTEYVRASLARTITKQYQNGNSLPVITIEPVLEEKINAAIRQTSQGMQLSLEPRMAQVFINQLKGLIEASTRKGIYPVVLTSPSIRAPLRKYLERFIPGINILSSNELSSSVSLQSISTVRYNDAN from the coding sequence ATGTCAGCAACTATAGCAGAGCCTAACAGGGGACTATTTATTACGTTGACTAAAAACAGTGATGCACTGCTTGCAATAATGGCGGTTGGGATTATTGTTGTCATGATCATACCTGTTCCTGCCATTGTTATGGATATGCTCCTGTCTTTCAGTATCACTATATCTATAATCATTATGCTTGTATCAATGTATATACTGAAACCTCTTGAATTTTCCGTATTTCCTTCTGTCCTCCTGATCTCTACGCTCGCAAGGTTGTCACTTAATGTTGCATCCACAAGACTAATACTGCTTAAGGGGCATGAAGGTTCTGATGCTGCAGGTAAGGTCATCAAGGCATTTGGCAACTTTGTAGTCGGCGGTAATTATGCAGTTGGACTTGTAGTCTTTGTGATCCTCGTAGTTATTAATTTTGTCGTAATAACAAAGGGAGCCGGCCGCATTGCCGAAGTGGCAGCCAGATTTACTTTAGACGCAATGCCTGGCAAACAGATGAGTATAGATGCTGACCTGAATGCAGGTATGATAGATGAAACAGAGGCCAGAAGACGAAGGATGCAGGTTTCTCAGGAGGCAGAGTTTTACGGTGCAATGGATGGTGCGAGTAAATTTGTACGAGGAGATGCGGTTGCAGGTATTATTATAACAATTATCAATATAATAGGCGGTCTTGTCATAGGGGTATTGCAGCATGGCATGGCGATATCTGCTGCGGCGCAGAATTATACACTGCTAACGATTGGTGACGGACTGGTTGCTCAGGTACCAGCCCTTATTGTATCAACGGCCGCAGGTTTAATAGTCACCAGGGCTGCTTCAGAGTCAAACCTTGGTGCAGAAGTATCAAAACAGTTGCTTTCTCACCATAAGGCTATTGCCATCAGCGCTGTTATTATATTCTTATTCGGGTTAATACCAGGGCTCCCGCATTTTGCATTTATAACTCTTTCAATTATTACAGGCGGAGTAGCATGGGTTGCGTATAACATTAAACAATCAGTAGGTAGTGAAATAGGCTGGACTCAGCCTGAAAAAGCAGTACGTTCACCCAGAAGCAAGTCCGCAGAAGATGAAAAAGGAGAAGTGCCTCATGAGGGATTTGATGGAGTGACACCTCTGGATATAATGGAGCTTCATATAGGGTACGGTCTGATACAACTTGTAGACCCCAAGCAGCAGGGAGAGCTCGTTGATCGTATAAAATCTATAAGGAATCAATTAGCGTCAGATATGGGAATAATTGTTCCGCCCATACACATCAGAGACAGTATGCAGATTGGGCCGAACAAATACATGATTCTAATCAAGGGGACAGAGATCGCAGAAGGAGAATTGATGCCGGACAGATTACTTGCCATGAATCCGGAAGGTATGAATAAAGGAATACAGGGCATTCCAACCAGGGAGCCATCATTCGGACTCCCTGCCCTCTGGATTTCGGAGCAGGAGAAAGATAAGGCTGAATTGACCGGTTTTACCGTTGTTGAACCTTCGACAGTGATTGTTACCCATCTCACAGAAGTCATAAGGATGCATGCTCATGAAATAATCGGGAGACAGGAGGTTCAGACACTGCTTGACAGTTTTGCAAGGAAATATCCAAGGGTCGTTGAAGAGCTTATACCAAACCTGCTTACGCTTGGAGGGGTAGTTAAGATCTTGCAGAATCTCCTCAAGGAGAGGGTGTCAGTAAGGGATCTTTTGACAATACTTGAAACTCTTGCTGATTATGCAGTAGTCACCAAGGACACAGACGTGCTTACAGAGTATGTACGGGCCAGTCTCGCAAGGACCATTACAAAACAGTATCAAAACGGCAACAGTCTTCCGGTTATTACAATTGAACCTGTTCTTGAGGAAAAGATTAACGCGGCAATCAGACAGACTTCGCAGGGGATGCAGTTGTCTCTGGAGCCGAGAATGGCACAGGTATTTATCAATCAGTTAAAGGGGCTGATTGAAGCATCTACTAGAAAGGGTATCTACCCTGTGGTGCTGACATCTCCGTCAATACGGGCTCCATTAAGGAAGTATTTAGAGAGATTTATCCCAGGCATAAATATATTATCTTCCAATGAGCTCTCATCATCGGTGAGTTTACAATCTATAAGTACAGTGAGGTATAACGATGCAAATTAA